From the Coffea eugenioides isolate CCC68of chromosome 1, Ceug_1.0, whole genome shotgun sequence genome, the window gcttccatctttcAATGGAGTTTTTGAGTTACCAATACGGTGATAAATtgagcctttttttttgtttttaaaatttctagAAGACTATCATCATTCAATATGGAATTGTGGATTGACTTGGTAAAAGGATCCATTCATTTCAAAATCTACTACTAAAAGTCCTCAATTCCAACACCTAAATCCTAAATTTCAACCATGACTTTATTGTCACAAGTGCAATAATAGACAGCTACTATAGTGACAATACAGCGGCATACAACTATACATAATTCAAAATAGCTTTCAAACCCTTTTACCTTTTTTCAGTTCCGTGTGATATGCAATTAAAATCTTGCCAAAGGAAGacgagaaaaaaagaaagaagtcatgagaacacaaaaaaaaagttggGGAGAACAATCAATAAACCCAGAAGACAAAATCTTCCATGCATATGTAAAAAGGAGTTATGGGATAATTGTTGACAATTTTCATCTGCCCCATGGAAGGGCAATTTggtggtttgatatttggtatCTTGACTTGGTTGAGCAGATTGTACAACAATTTAATACATGGGAGCCTCCTTGTAAGTACTTGCAATTACATTCTTACCCTTAAAGTGACTATTTATGCTTTCTTGTGCATTTGTCACTGAAGAAACAAACTGCTTTTATTACAAAGCTAATCAATCATCTGTTAGAATTAAGACACGATTAATGAGAATTAGTGGAGGAGCCATTTGTCATGTATGCTATGATATCAATGGATTATTATGTATGATATCATATCATTGGATTGCACcttcttttctttaaaaaaacaaaaaaaaattgggaatCTGCATTTGTATAGGATAGCCGATGGACTTCTTTTTGGTGGAAGCAGGTTTATCCACTCACTGATGATTGCACTGCTAATATTTACTCTTCATGTCCCCATATACTCATGATGACACGCTGAATACAGATACAATTCTGATCTCCTTTTTTCTGTCTTATTATCAGCTGTGGATGATCATGACAAAAGTTGTCTCCAGATGCTTGACGAAGGCCACAATGCTTCAGGTGTGTGTTTTCATCCTAAACTTCCTATTATAATCACCAATACAGGTGATGGTATTGGTACCATCCACGTATGGCATGCAATGCAACCACCTAAAGGTAATCTATACATTCATCCAGGCCATATGATGGATGCTCTCTAATCTTGTGAATTAGGTTCTTACATcacaacctttttttttttgcatgtaaAAGGTTTACTTGAAAAGATACAAAGTTTCTCACGCTTGTTTTGGTGTATCAGAAATTTGACTCGTACCATTTGGAAACTCAACATTTCAATAATTTAGCAGCACTAGAAAGTGATTATTCCACTCATATCAAAGGGCTAAATTTCTACACTTTATTGATCAAATAACTCTTGATCGAGTTGCAATACTCCCATGGCTAGGCAAGCCTACACTGGATTCATCAATACAAGTTTTGGGTAtaaattttcatgttttcaATTTTGCAACTTGAAAATAAGAAAGATACAACAAAGAACAGACACAAAGTCCACAACAAAAGCAAAAGCCCTTGCTGCAAATGTTTAGCATAGACAGATTTCTACTACTAAAAGGGGGGATCCTTTGTTATCTATGTCTTGTTAGTCAATTGAATTAACCACCCTATTCCAATGGGAAAATTTGACAGGCAGATCCCCAAAACAGCATCCACTACAAAATTTGGAGCCACCCCAATAGAAGAAATTACAGCTTCAACAATCATATTCTCATAATCATAGCCTATTGCAATTGTCTCTGTACCTTGAGATTACCTCAATGCAGAAAAGGAGCAAGAATGAGTCCTAGTAAATTAAAGATGAAACATCAGAGATATCGAAAACCCTTTGACCTAAAACTTGCAAAAAGAttgtcaccaaaaaaaaaaaaaaacaaaaccaCCAATAGTAGCAGGGTAAATAAACATTTTGCAATAAATTTTTATACACACACATAAGCTTTTGCATGGTGtctaaatcaagaagaaaatgcataGGCTACACATTTTCACACTTCAATAGAGTATCAAACTTCATAATTTGGATGTCTAGTTGAATTTTTATAAGATGTCAACATGCTCAAACGTAATCAAAATTGGCAGAAAAAAAAGCTCGAAATACCTAAAAGGCACttgagaaagaaaatgaaaatgtcAAAGCAAGATTTTGGATAAGAGatgcattttgaatttttgatggAGAGCAAAAGAAGCCTTTCGTTCACTACGTAAAACAAGAAGACAGAAAAAACCTTTGAAGACCCTTCGGTTCACTCTTTACAGTTGCCATATATTCATAACATTTCAAGTTTTTGGCCTGTTGCCTATACATTGCATACCTTGAAGAAAAACAAGTGATCAATCAAAATTCAGAACTCCAAACAAAATCACAACCGCCTACCACCACTCATCTTTGATCAATCACAATCAAATCCCTTTCTCAActactctttttttctttttctttttttttttaagccaACTACTCATTTTTCATCATCCCAAAAATCcccttaccttttttttttgtggaaaaaaaaccccaaaatttacctctcaaagaaaaagggaaaaatcttgggggaaaaaaatcattaatcaattaatcttccctttgagaATGACTTCTCCAAAACCCAGCCCCGTAAAACCGGTCCCACATTTCAGAATCAAGATCAACGGCGTCCATTACACCAACGCCCTTCTGATTATCATCATAATCGTCAGATGATGATTCATCATCATCATGATGAGTGCCATTCGGCCCACTTTTATTTTCCTCcaaattcttcttctttttctttaataatcttttcctcttatttttctTCCAGGCTTTTTTACACAGCCCCTTGGGAACTTTATAGACGGCCAAGATGAGCAGGTGCATCACCGCGCATGGACAGCAGCAGCACACGGCGGCGCACTCCGCCGTAGTCACACCTGCAACTTCCCCTATCGTCCTCCCACTCGGGCACTCCCTCTCGTCCTTCACCGCCGCAGTCGCAGTCGCCGCAGCCGCAGAGCCACCCGGTAACAACGGTTGCCTCCTATTCATCGTGGGCGACTCAATCATAACATGCTGAGCCATCGTCGTCGCCGTCGCCATCTCTCTCTACCACTGAGTCAACTCACTACAATCAaaggatggaaaaaaaaaaaagacaaaacgaTTCTTCACCCTAAGGCAAAATCCAAATGGGTTTTTgtttcttctccttttcttaATCTGGGTTTTCGACCTAAGCCATGCTTAAGCCCATctaaggggaaaaaaatgatgGGTTCTTAAAAGAGATCAGATTTATGGGGGGAAAATTCCAGAAAGCACTAAAATAGGAAGAGGAGATGAGGTTAAATTTGGCTAGAAGCGGAGAAAATAGGGGGAAAATCTTGTGGATGGAGAATTATAGCAACCTGAATCTTCAATTATAGGAAGATATTTCAATTAGTGCTTGAGTTACAGTGGCAAGAAACAAATTGGGAGGACAAGTGGGAGACGCGTCAGCAGGTGTGCGGAGGGAGACATTTGAGGGCCAGACGAAAGACAGATAAACtcataaaagaagaaacacgCAAGTGCGAATTTAACGCATAGATATCACGATTTTGGAAGTTAGTTCTTATATTATGTGATTTTGACCGGTCACGCAACTGAAGTCTGCTTGTGGGTTCGACATTAATGGGACCATGCCAATGGACCATGGAACTGCGTTTATTACAATAAGCTCCTTGAGTTTTCCCATATTTACAATGGATCGATTTAGGGTATGTATTTGTTGGAGGATTTGTCGATTGGTATGTATttgttgaaaaataaaaaagattatTAGTACACAATTTAATCTTGATCGTGTAATTAATAAGGATACCAATTCATCAAGATTAGCTGAAGTCCACTATTATTATCTCAGAAGTGCACAAAAAATGAACAAGGTATAAAACGCAAAAAATTTATGTAAATTGATATCTTTTCTTGCCATAATATTGCCTGTACGACGACTATTACAAAATTCCCGCATATGAATGTTGTTAACTTGGTATTCTTGGCCTTGTAAAATTGTTTAGGCTTTCAATTGCGACGACGTCCCTCTCTATTATCCTTGCAAACTATAAGAGTGGTttaaaatttaagaaattttAGGAGAGATCATcgtaatattttaaaatttggggaaattttTCATTACATTGAGCTCGAGCAAGAGCTAATCTTGTTCGCCATGAAGAATAAACTAGATAGTATTTCCTTCGAGAAGAATTAGTTTTTGTTTCCAACTTGAAAATTTTTGTTGGAGACAAATTAGGGATGTTTTAATGGTTAGGGACGTGACCATAATATtggagctgaaattttgatttCATTGGCCCTATTAGGCTgttaatttgttaaaaaaagTCAAGGTAGCCACCTCCGTTTTTAAAGAAAACATTTGGTATACTTGTTCTAGAATTTGTTCATTTTCAATCTTGTAGTGTCTAAGCATGAAGTACTCCTTCTTTTTTCAAATTCTAATTATATGATCCAGCTATCAACTGCAGTCTCTTTTTAAGTGTTGCCATCAGTGGCTGGAATTTCAAGGATTGCCACAAACAAAAGGCGTTGAATTGGTCATCTAATTACCATCATGATAATCACTAAGTCAGCAACCATATTCCCATTTTCCAttcgtttttcttttgtttttcgaGAGAAGTCACCAGAAATGGGGGCAACCGTATTTCTTATTATTCCCCCAAGAATACAATATAAGAGAAATCCATAGATTTGAtcaaaaatttgataaaaatccatatttttatttaataaaaaaagaaCTTATGTCATTCCCTCTAgaagtaattttttttcaattagtACTGACAAATTAGTGCTATTTATTTCCCTCTAATTTCCAATCATATTGCTATTTACTTAATTTCAATTCACACGATCTCAATAGTATGCCATATGCAAAtactaattcttttttttttttggtaaaaataaatattaattcTATACTATGTATGTTTCCCAATGCGTGTCAAGGAGCTGAAGagaaaatttttacaaaaaattaaaaaaaagaaaagaattttcacgGGTTGTTGCTTAGCAATTAATCCTGAATTAGTGACAgctcattttcttgaaaaatattAGATTGTGTTTCCACACGACATCTAATACTTTTGCGGAATTAAACCGTTGTCGATGATTAGATTTGATCAGGTGGGAAAGGTCATAGCAAAACATCTAATGACAATTTAATACTTGGAGAAATTAATAAGTTCCATGTTTGACTCCTGGTAATCTTGCATTactgatgtttaatgactaGTTTTCGAAATTTAGGCGGAATTATTTTCAGTCCTATATAGTCAATGGCGAAACTAAGCGGGCGGCGGCAGGGAGGGGTTACCGCCCCCAATTTCTAGAAATGAATACCTTGTACTTCattaaattttgaccaaaaaaaaaaaaagtactccgttaaattttgagaatttttaAAGTTTCCTTTATATATTTGGCTATTTGCCCTGCTATGTTCTAGAAAGTCATGCTTTCTCCTCTTaagagtttgaaaaattttcaaaatttcttatatatgtatatatattaagtTAGGATTAAGTTTTTATCCACTATTAATATAGTGAATGTAAATATATGTGACTTATACAAAAAAtagatttaaaatttaaaattgaatTACCTGACGTGCATCTACAcgtattaaaaaaaattaccgCAGATAACTTAATTTGTCCCCTAaaactttttaaaatatttatattgaCTCCACAGTTTACGTGTATATATTACGCCCCCTCAAAGTTCAAACTAAAAATTTTCTAGTTCCGCCATGCAGTTAAAAACTAGTTGTAGTCAAATAAAGTCTCAAGTACACAAGTAGGTCGAATTAACACCAAGAGCATATGGATAGCACTAATAGAGATTTTGGCTCTTTGTCTAAAAATTTAGGACTTTCAATTTCCTGAGTAAATATGAGAGTGGAAGAAAGTTTGGTGGGTGTGGAGGAAAGTCAGTTTAGTATTATCTTTGTAGAGAAAGTCAATTTGGTGTAATCTTTGTAAAGCTTAAGTGTAGGggttggtggtccgatgacaaagTAAAAGTGCCGCCTAAGGCTTCGATCTCTAGCCTTATCTTTATAggagttttatttgtttcaaccataaaaatgaaatttactcGAAAAATACCAGTATGCTGCCATTGTGAACCGTGGAGgaggaaaaatatatatactataAACTATTAAGTCATCAAGTAATAATAGCGAGTCATTTCTTGTGTAATGAATATAAGGTATTGTTGCGGATAGACAAAGAATGACCCATTGTCATCACTTGATGATAGATGATTAATATTATATCACGTGTTGTATATGATTCatttaatattttcttgagtGAGTATCGTAGATTCTGCACACGCACACGATGATAAAAAGGCGAAGGAAGGAGAacaggaaaaggaagaaatattCATACCAAACAACCACATAAATCATAAAtgttgaatttaaattttttgtgtGACGTGTCCATGTAAACAAAACCTGAAAGCAATGTAACCCCTTCGATCAAAAACCATATAAAAGGTTCATGGAGCtcgttattttaccattttaatggttattttagaaaaatgttACTACATCATTTCTTAACaagtctctctctcttttttttttgggacatAAGATGTAAGTGAAGTGTTTCTTGTCAAATAGGCATTAGGTTGGTGATTAAGATTGAGACTCCATGAATTAAAATTCTCGAGTTTTATTCTCCTCTTCCTTCTCTCAATTTCTTATATCCTACCCTCCCCCTTAAAAAAGGTGAAGTGTTTCTTAACAATACAGAATGTAAAAGCAGTTGATCGAAACAGATGATTCATTGTCAAATGGTGGCTATACCATCTTTTTCGGACAGAGAAACTGTGGCCTTGGATCTCACAAGCCCACAACTTTTTGCTCTGTTGTTCTATTTCATTTTGATTTTCCTCGTCATACATGACAAAGCAAACACTCGAACAATATAATGCCAAATGATGTCGGCTTAGGAAAGGCGGCTGATCCCTTTAAAAAACATGCTTTTGCCGAAAGAACCAAACTGGTCGACGGAAACTGGATCATGGATGAAGCAATTCAGCCGTGGCCACGAGCTAAAGAAGCATTCTGATGTGACCTTGGCTGCCTCCAACGTTGGAGCGTCCAACATTGATTTCACCTTTGACCAGGCTCTTTTCAAGCATTTAGTCCGAAATGGCCTGCAGCTGGCTCAACAATGACAGTAATTTTACACAGTGATTATAGATACTGGCATTGCTCATGCCAATGATCTTCAAGAAGTAATGGCGGGCTAGTTAGTTAAATTTGTTGTGGAGAAAATAGACACTGCGTTGACTTTGGAATCAAATAAATATTGGTACTATATTATTGAGTGATGGTTTGACGATACAAGAATGAAGTTCTGTCAAAGTAACATGAATCACTTGGTGACATGGAACCATAAGCGCTGCATTAGCTGTAATCtcgtgtgtttggatagtaaattatttgagataattttgtttaaaaatactgtaacacttttttttgatgtgatatatataagataaaaaagtgattgaaaaatgtgttgatgatcCAAGCAAGTCAGTataaataaggtgaaaataatGTGTAATCCAAAAACAATATGTAGAATCCTTTTAGGGATGAGCATTTGCTGCAAATGTATGCACTTTGAATATTCAACTACACATGGTCGTTCTAAGCCAAAAATTTATAGAATCAGTATTATTTTCATCTTAAGCACTAGAATTACTTGTGGCACTTTTACTCATAGAATGTTCCAGTAAACAAGGGTTGGAACACTTGGTTCTCCCTTCAATCATTATTCTAAGTTACAAACGAAAGAATTTGACAATGaacataaaataataataaaaaagagtgaattttagagGCTAGCAAATTACAAAAACAAACAGAGGATGATGTCTAGGATCCACCGAATGCACCTCCACACTGTTGGCATATAGGTAGGTATCTTAGGTCCAGGGAGAATTAAGGACCAATGAAGATTAATCAACCCGTTGTGTTGTTAGTTTGAAGATCATTTGTCACTCTGCTGATACTGGTAGTTGGCAGCCCCAATCTACTTACCAATATACCCCAACCAGTGGAGGAAGACTGCCAAAAGAAGCATGAGGATTGCCAAAATCATACCGGGTCTTCCCAGAAGCCAATTCTTTGCCTTCTTAGCCCCTTCCACTCCTCGTTGCAACCTATCCGCCCACCTCATCTGCAATGAGAGTTGTTCAATATTTAGAGGGTACATCCAgaagaaataagcatgataaCGAATGGCCTGAAAAAGTTAAAAGCAAGAAGGCAAAGGAAAATGTAACGATTTATATACAGCCAATCTCAAAGCGAGAGTTACCATTTTATCCAAGTCTTCTGGTGACAAAGATGACATGGCTTGTTGAGCTTTTGCAGCATCATCGCGAGAAAGCTTTAGTCCAAATTGTTCACTCATGCTTGCCATCATGTCTGGGTTCATATTTTTAATCATTGACGAAAACATCTGCCAGGAAATCATGGAAATGAAACAATTAAGCAACAGATAAATATTCTACATATGCAAACATAACCAAACTTCCACCAAGTAAACAGACAAAACCTGCTAAATTCCATACACAAACATAAACGAAATTCCAGGAAGTAAACAGACAAAACCTGCTAAATATAAGTATGATGCATTTTTTAGATATAGACAGCAAATTTGAGGAAAGACTAGTTTCGGAAAGGAAAGATGTATGAATAAGATGTCATTGATCTCGATGACAATTTGTTCCATAGGAAATAAGTTAATCACCTGCCGCATAGCTGGATCCTTCATTTGGTTTCTCATTTGTTCTTGCAGATCAGTACTTGAGCTTGGCATACTCGACTGAAAGCTACTTGAACTCAGGAACTCTTGGGAAGTACTACTTTCACTGGCATTGTCACTAACAATCACATTGTTTTGAGTATCTCGAGTTTTTGACTGGTAATCTGATCTATAACCACTAGAAGCTGCAGATGATGATGCTCCATCAACCCCTTTCAAAGAAGATGCCATTTCAGACATCTGTTGGAAATCTTCAGGTGACATCTTGCTCATCATTTCTGATGCCATCTTGAGCATGTCAGGACTCACATCAGTTGGCATTGATCCTCTATTTAAAATTGGGTTACCTCCTTGGAAGGAGGAAGCTAGTTTAATCATCCTTTGAAGTTCTTCAGGAGGCATTTTGCCAATAACACTCGAGGCAGTCCTGATCATATCGGGAGTTACACCTTCAGCTTTCCCATTACCCATAGCAGCTAGGGTTTCAGGATCTGTTTGAGAAATAAGGTTTTGGAAGGATCTGTATTCCAATGCAAAACAACAAAAGGCTGACAATCAGGAAATAGTAATTATGTATTTAATTTACAGTatgaaatcaagaaaatgcaataTCTATTTAATGTTGAACATGCCCATGCATTATAAAGCCTCAAGCAAATCAAGATGCAGAATGATGACATCAAAAGATACTTGTTACAAGCAGAATAACGATCAAATGTGCCAATGCAGATACAGCCAAATGCATATGAAAATTGAACTGAACATAGTATAGAGCACAAAGAATGTTAAGTAATTATCCAATCTGCATGAAAAATGTCCGAAGGCCAGCCCTGCACTTTattgtcttttttttcttcaagaacaaataaaaaggagtcCAAGAGACAATTCTAACTTTTATACAGATGAAACTTTTCCTCTGGAAAGAAACGAATATCAGGCAAATTGTGTACACTTTCCAGCTTCGCCACAACCAACatagacaaaagaaaaaagaaagaaagagtgaatgcACACAGCCCTTGTTGTATTCAGGTTCCCTGACATTGTCACGTCATAGTTTTCAATTTTAGCACTGCATAACTTCCGGTGCTAATTTGATAGAGGACTATTTCTGTCTAATTAAATTGTCATGCAGCTAAATATACCTGATAGATTCTGGATCATCTTTTAATGCCTGCAAATACTCTGAACTTGTTGAATGAGGACGCCCAGGGACATCAGGTTGATTCTGAGAGTGGCCACTGGTTTCTTGTGGTTTGGTGAAAGACGATTCTGCAGGAGCACTATCATGGCTTGCAGATGAGCTGGTTGGCTCTTCGTCGGCTATTTCCTCAATAATCAACCCTACAAAATGGAAAGGAAAATCAAGCCTCAACACAATAGAAATGAACATAATCTTAGCACAAAGAAATTACAAGAGTTATGGCTATTTCTGAATTTTGAGACTCCACCAGATTGAAAAACTAATATAAATGGGCCTGTTCAATCTACATTCCTACTAattgttgatggaaaatctaCATACCTCTTGATTTTTGAGCATGACCTTCTTTCATCAGATTTTCCTTAGCATCTCTGCATGAGTAAGCAGCGCAGACTTAAAACTCAATTTCTAAAAGCTTTGAGAAGTAAAGCAAAGTCAACAAGAACTTACACAGTAGGGAAGATTAGTTTATGAGGTTATATGACACAATCTTTGAATTTTTAGACTAAAGGGTTGTCTTAAGTGAAAATTAGATACCTTAAAACATCTGCAATTGTTTCATCATCAGGAGAAACTTCATGAGCTTTACTCAAGTCTGAAACAGCACTCTGACCCAACAACACATGCACTATGTTAAAACAATAAAGGGAATCAAACTTGCATTTGCAACCAACCATAAGTCAACTAAGTCAACTAACTTCAAATTGTCCCAATGCTTTATAGGCTTGACCACGGCGGTAGAGGGCCTTGATGTTGCTCCTGTCATATGCCAAAACCTGGAGCAATACACATCACAGTAAGATTTCAGGCAGCATTAATCATTTTCCATAACAAACAGCAGACACTCAATGTAAGTCTCCAAGAGCAAGTGCTAAAACAGACAGGCACAAGAATATGTCATGATGATTTCAGCAATTAAAGCACAACAAGTATCTGAGCCGAGAGCAAAACAAAGGAAGCCATACCTCTGTACCTTCCTTTATGCACTCGTCATACTGTCCAGTTTTCAGATAACAAGACATCAAATTAAGAGAACATGCTGAAAGAAGATTTCTGCCTTTGGAGGTAGGAATGTCTTTCAAGTTATTCTttgcctttaaaaaaaaaaaaggacaagtCAGTAATTGTCAAAATCACAGTACAGCCCAGCTATAAGGAACCTAAAGATGCAAACATCTCTAGTGCTATACTTACTAGCAAATATTTTTGCAGGGCATCAGTATATCTTCCCTGGCTATGAAATTGGTTCCCCTGTAATATACAGAAAGAACCATATTTATATGCAAATCTAATCCAAAGCACTGACTCCAAAAATAGGGCAGAGAAAAAGATAACAAACAATGACACTTCCATGGAGCACTAAATAGTCATATTTCAGAAGCGTAGCTGATAAATCACTTATAGAAAGCCATCCCTTAATGCAAATTTAcattaaattttcaaatttaatttatgcttCTATTTTCAATATTTGAAGTGTAAAAGAAAAAGCAGTCAATGTAGAGATTTCATAATCTAAGAGGTAAATTAAGAAAGAAAATGTCAAATAAATGTATAGTCACTCGGATTCCAGTTATGAATATGTTAATACTTACTTCCAGCTTATCAATTCATCAGTTTCAAGTCTCTCACTGAAGAAAGTAATGAGAATTCAAAACAACTTCTAAAAGTTTACATTTGCAACATTACTCTCTGGTGGCCAATGAAATACCTGTTTCTTCAGCATCTCAGCTGCATTTATCTCATAAGCAACCTGTGCATCTAAGTGAGTGCGCATAGCTGCAAGCTCTTCAGGCGATGCATTAGCCATCTTCTCACCAATCTCAGTCATCTCCTCTGGCCGTGTATGCTTCATCTGTTCTGCAGCATTCCTTAAGTCTTCAGGCCTCAGGTTTTTCATGCCTTCAGAAGCCATCTTTAATAACTCAGGATTGGACATCATCTGCAATGTCCACATTGACCACGTCCAATTAGGTTGCACTAGGATATATTTGAATTAGGGTTTAAAATTCAtgcacaaaagaaaaaggaaaaactaatggaggagaaaagaaaaacaagaaatagATACTGTTAATACAACCAAATCGACAAGCGACACTAAAAATCTTATGAAATCGAGAATTTAAAATGGATCAAGAGCAAACTTTACTAATTTCCAGGTGCAGCTACCAGCCGTTCCCTAACCCCTAATTTCTTACCCCATTCTCCTTTCACTGAAACTTTGACCAGCAATGAGTGAAACCACATTTAACTCAATTGTACATTGTCTTCGGAGAACTAATCAATATCTTAGGCCCATCCAATCAATCAGTAGAAAAATAACCATAATTGGCAGATAACTCTGAACCTCAAGTTTCAAAACTTAGAACTTCCATAagagaaaatcatgaaaaggaGCATGCTCAGAAGGAAACATTAGTAACTAAAGTAAAATGTAAAGAAAACATTATTAGTTGCCCAAAATTACAAAGCTGCTCCAGATAAGTGAGACAAGCTAAGAGAATAAAATCATCTAATGAATTGGACAGCTACATGACAAAGTTACATCATACTAAACCTCGTATTTCGTCAAAAAAGGAACTCATTAAAGCACATATCCAAAACCATAAATCCTCAAAACGAGGTAAATAATGATTATTAAACTCAAAATTACAACACGGCTTTTCCTTAGAATCTAAAAGGGTGTCCTATACAATCtcaaaaaacccaaaaaaaacaaaatcgaatccaaaattcacaaaaagggTCATTGTAAAATGCATCCGAAATTACCTGTTGTTGAATCCGGGCTAACTCAGCCGGCGACATCCGGCTAATCTGTTCTTGAGCCAATCTGATCAATTCAGGATCCATCATACCATTAAACATTTTCGtttctccaaaaaaaattgaaacaaattcAAGCAAAATTTATCAATTGTAAGTTATGAGCAATTCAGATCCCTatatttctttcaatttgaaAAACAGACAATTCGTCGAATTTTGATGGAATCAAGAGGGGATTTTGTGGGTTTTATTCGGTCTATATCTACCTATAAAGGGGtagttttttaaatttatttgatgaaaaggacaaaattattGTCCGTGTTGAATAGGTTGGACGCCCACcagacaagaaagagaaaaataggAGTTGAAAAACAGAAGGAAAGTTTGAGGGACCCGGAGAAGATTGGAATATGCCCCTTCAGCTTTGTAGAAAGgcataatttcagaaacctcccctaggGTTTTTAACTATTTAACCGGTCTCCcttcaagttttaaaa encodes:
- the LOC113750668 gene encoding outer envelope protein 61, whose protein sequence is MFNGMMDPELIRLAQEQISRMSPAELARIQQQMMSNPELLKMASEGMKNLRPEDLRNAAEQMKHTRPEEMTEIGEKMANASPEELAAMRTHLDAQVAYEINAAEMLKKQGNQFHSQGRYTDALQKYLLAKNNLKDIPTSKGRNLLSACSLNLMSCYLKTGQYDECIKEGTEVLAYDRSNIKALYRRGQAYKALGQFESAVSDLSKAHEVSPDDETIADVLRDAKENLMKEGHAQKSRGLIIEEIADEEPTSSSASHDSAPAESSFTKPQETSGHSQNQPDVPGRPHSTSSEYLQALKDDPESIRSFQNLISQTDPETLAAMGNGKAEGVTPDMIRTASSVIGKMPPEELQRMIKLASSFQGGNPILNRGSMPTDVSPDMLKMASEMMSKMSPEDFQQMSEMASSLKGVDGASSSAASSGYRSDYQSKTRDTQNNVIVSDNASESSTSQEFLSSSSFQSSMPSSSTDLQEQMRNQMKDPAMRQMFSSMIKNMNPDMMASMSEQFGLKLSRDDAAKAQQAMSSLSPEDLDKMMRWADRLQRGVEGAKKAKNWLLGRPGMILAILMLLLAVFLHWLGYIGK
- the LOC113777312 gene encoding uncharacterized protein LOC113777312, with product MATATTMAQHVMIESPTMNRRQPLLPGGSAAAATATAAVKDERECPSGRTIGEVAGVTTAECAAVCCCCPCAVMHLLILAVYKVPKGLCKKAWKKNKRKRLLKKKKKNLEENKSGPNGTHHDDDESSSDDYDDNQKGVGVMDAVDLDSEMWDRFYGAGFWRSHSQRED